GCTGATTCCACCACCGGATATAAGTTTCCAGATCGGCGAAGATCTGTTGCTGATACGCAGGATGGTAAATACCTCCGTTCGGCATTTCGATCGGCAGAGGCACGGCGTCAAGATCCGTACCGTTGATAATCGCCGCCGCATAGTCAAACAGCAGGCGGTGATTTTCGCTCATACCGCCCAGATAATAGCCGTACACCTGCTGACCGACTTCGGTCGGCAGATTGACCGTTTTCAGGCGCAGCGGACGGCTCATACGGTTGATATGTACGATCGGCACCTGCAAAGCGCGCAGACTGTCACCGGAGATCGAATCCACTTTCGCTTGATCGTCGGTACGCGGCGCATCGACAATTACCAGTCCGGCATTTTGCAACGCCTTGTGCACACCATTCTTACCGCCGGAACCGTCTTTGGCATCCACCTGCACCCAGTTCAGTTGCACGCCCTGTTGTGCGGCCGCTTCGCTCAGCAGCTTAAACTTTTTGCTGAGCACAAAATCGGTGGAAACAATCGCCACCTTGGGCTCTTTTTTATCAAGGCTTTCCGACGCAAAAACGGGCGCCGTCAAAAATGACAGACACCCGCCGATCAGAAACACCCAGTTCATCAGGCGTTGCATCACTTTACTCTCTCCTTAGAATTTCACTTTCAGACCTGCCATCCAGACACGGCCCGGATCGACGTTGATCGACAGGTCTTCGGCGTCATACACGCCGTCGGAATTGCTGTCGTAGGTACCGCGAACAATCGAGTAGAACTGATCATTAAACACATTGTCCACCTTCAGGAACAGGGTCATCAGCCCTTGCGTTCCGCCGACAATCTGCGCTTTGGTCTGATATTCCAGACCTAAATTCAGCAGTGTACGCGCCGGCATTTTTTCCTGATTAATTTCATCGGCATAACTCTCGCCGCGGTAATCGATTTCCGTGGTAAAGGTTACTTTGCTTGTCGGATACCAGTTAATGCGCAAGTTCGCCATATGCTGCGGCGTACGCGGCACATAATTGCCGCTGTTGTCGTAAGGCTTAAAGTAAACGCAGTCGTCAGGGGTACAGGTCTGTGTCCCGGCACGGGTGGTGTAGGTACCGGTCGTCAACTCCTCTTCCGAATTCACCACCACACCGTATGGATTACCCAAAGCCAGATAGAAATCGTCATAGCTGCCGAACTTACTGATCAGATAGGTATAGGCGAAATCAAACGAGAAATTATGTTTTTTCTCGGTTTGCAGCGCCAGTTCAAAACCTTTGGAAGTTGTTTGCCCGATATTGTCATAGTAGGACTCGACATCATCCAGCTGATCGACATTCGAGTTGACGTACTGGCCGGTGGAATTGGTAATGAAATCCCGTCGGTCGATATAGAACACGGAACTGTTCATATGGGTATTCCAACCGAACAGATTCAGCTCGGAGCGCAGCCCCAGCTCATAGTTAAAGGTCGTTTCAGGCTCCAAATCGGCATTGGTACTAAGTTCGCTCAGGCTCGGCGCACGGAAACCGGTGGAAACCGCGCCATACAGAGAGGTTTTTTCGGACAGATTCTGATCCGCACCGAAGCGCCAGGAGTGAACATTGAACTCATTACTGTCATAGCTGTCTTCCAGACGATCATGTCCGTCCAGCTCGATGCGGTCAAAACGGTAGTTCCCGGTCAGCGTCGTGTTTTCGGTCGCTCTGAATTTCGCCTCGCCGTAGACCGCTTTGGTAATCTCTTCGCGGTAAGAGTCCGACTTTATCGTCCCGGCGGTAATCGTTTCGCCGCGCGAATAGGTACGATAGTCCTCTTTCACCGTGGTCTGCTCGTCAAAGGTATTTTTCTTCAGTTCAACCCCACCCATCAAGGCAAATTCACCGAAAGAGTCACGAAGCTCCAGTTTCAGGCCGCGCTGCACCTGCTCGTAATCGTTCAGATTGGCATACATATCGACCTGATCGTCACCGACCGGATTGCCGTCGCCGTCGTATTTAATCGGTGCCGACCAGAAATCGGTAATGTCTTTGTACTGATAGGCGACCGCCATAAAGTTACCGCTGTCCGAAAAGTCGTTCGAATAGGTCAGATTCAGTCGCGACAGATCGACATTGAACATTCGGGTGTAGCCGCGTCCGGCCTCTTCCCCTTCCGGATCCTCTTCGGCGGCGGTGACCCCGCGTACAGAGCCGTCTCGATCACGGAAGCGCTGCGCATCTTCAAAACCGAACGTCAACTCGCTATGATCGTTCAGGTAATATTCCAGCGCACCGGAGACCGCTTCAGCATCGCGTTGCGACAAAGCATAGAAGCCGTCGTTATGACGATCGGTTACCTGCACATGACCGGCAAAATCCTCTTCGGCAACGCCCGCTTTGACCAGAGTACGCGTATAACCGTAAGACCCGAGATCCGCTTCAAGCGTCACACCGGCATGCGCAGCGCCGCGCTTGGTGGTAATAATCACCGCACCGGCCAGCGCATCTTCACCGAACAGATAGGAAGCGCCTCCTTTGACGACGCGGATCGATTCAATATTATCCAGATCGATATTCACCTTACCGGTACGCTCGAAAACCGGAACACCGTCGATCACAATCGCCACACCCGGCTTCTCGCCCATATAACGCTGATTATCCACACCGCGGATTTTGATCTTGATGCCATCGCCTTCACCGGCCAGATCAGCGGTAACTCCGGGAATGGAACGCAGTACCTCGATAATATTGGTCGCGTGCTTTGCTTCTACCGCTTCACCGCTGATCACCGTCGTACTGGCCGGAATATCGGCATCCGATTCAAATCGGTCTTCGATGGTCGAAGAAGAAATCGTTACTTTGGAAAGTTCGCTGCTGTCGTCGGCGTAACCGAATTGAGTGAAGCTCAGCAATAAAGCCGAAATTAATGCATTGTAGTGAAAAGGTTTAGGATGCATCGCCGCCTCTGGTCTTCTGTTCTAATGATTTGAATTAGCGCAAAATTTTAGGGGCAAGCCAGCAACGAAACAATGCGACAAATTGTCGCACCGGCGCGGCATAGGCGGTTTTTAAGCGACCATTAAAAACCGGTACCGAAAGCCATTAATGACAAAACGGTTAAAGGATCTACAGCAAGTGACGGCAACCGCCATTGACATCAGTAAATTCTTATGTAGAATCAAATTAACTTATATTAGTAAAAGTTAATATTCATACTAAGGAGAATATTTATGAAAACACTATTGGCTTCACTCTTTATCGCCGGATCACTATTTACTGTAAACGCTACGGCGGACTCATGGTCATTTGACGGCCAACCGGTTACCGGTTCTAACTCCGGCGGCTGTACCTGGTCTTTCGACTGCGAAAAACCGCTGAAATAATTCTCGATTCATAGCCTCCTAAAAGCAAAAGGGCCTGGTGAATATTCACCAGGCCCTTTGTTTTTGCACATCAATCAATGGCAGTTTAGAGGTGCTGCAACATCCCTAGGATGACTTTGGCGGAATGGGTCGCCGCCTGCTCAAGATACTGCTCGAAAGTGACCTTGTTCTCTTTGCCGGCAATATCCGATAGAGAGCGGATAATTACAAACGGTTTCCCGAAGCTGTGGCACACCTGAGCAACGGCTGCTGCTTCCATTTCACAGGCAATCATTTCCGGAAAGGCTTCACGTGTACTGGCAACATCGTCAGGATGATGCATAAAACGGTCGCCGGTCGCAATCAAGCCATGCATATGCACCACTTCGCCCAAATCTTCAATCGAAGCCTGAGCCGCCTTGACCAGTTTGTCTTCCGGCAGAAAATGCGTCGGCATTCCCGGAACCTGTCCCTTGTCATAGCCGAAAGGCGTCACATCGACATCGTGATGACAGACCGAACTGCTGATGACCACATCGCCGACATTCAAATCAACATGAAAGCCACCAGCGGAACCGGTATTGATAACAAAATCCGGATCATACAATTGCAGCAGGATCGTGCTGCTGATTGCGGCGTTGACCTTGCCGATACCGGAACGCAGCAATGCAACCTCGATACCGTCGATCTTACCCAGATAATATTCGAAACCGGCGTGGGTCTCGGTCTGCATATCGGTCAAATTGCTGCGCAGCAATGCAACCTCTTCTTCCATCGCCCCGATAATGGCAACTTTCATCGCTCAGACCTCATTACCCAGCTTGCGCAGAGTTTCTTCGTCCATCTTAAGCTCTTCGTTTTTATTCACGCCGATGCCATGCTCAAGAATGTCCTGCGCGATCTCTTTGGCTTCTTCCAGAGAGTGCATCATATAGGTACCGCACTGATATTCGTTCAGTTCGGGAATATCTTCCATACGCTCAACATTCAAGACATCCTGCATGGACTCCGACCATGCTTTGGCCACACGTTCTTCGCTCGGCGCGCCCATCAGGCTCATATAGAAACCGGTACGGCAGCCCATAGGCGACACGTCGATAATTTCCACACCGTCACCGTTCAGGTGATCACGCATAAAGCCGGCAAACAGATGCTCCAGAGTATGAATCCCCTTCTCGCCCATCATGCTTTCGTTCGGTTTATTGAAACGCAGATCGAAAACCGTAATGGTATCGCCGGACGGAGAAGTCATGGTCTTGGCGACACGCACCGCAGGCGCATTCATAATCGTATGATCAACAGTAAAACTATCTAGTAGAGGCATATTTCTTTCCCAAAATATATAGGTTAAAAATCAAATTTGTTCGTGACCGTCGTCGTTTTCAAGACGGCCCTTAATCATCCAGCCGTTGTCGGTCTTGATAAACAGGTAATTGCGCTTAAAGTCCAGCTGATCCCCTGCGGCAAACTCGGGCAAAGTCATTTTCCACATCCCGATCGCCATGGTGCGGGTAATCTTATCCAGACTGGAAGTCGCTTTGTCTTTCATAATCTCGCGCGCATAGTCATCCAGCGAACGCTGCGCCGTCGCCTTGATGCTTAATTCGGCAACATAATGGGTGTCATTTTGCTTATAGCCATTCTCTTTAATCACTTCGTCCGCCAGAAACAGTCCGGCAAACTCCTGATTAAAGGTGTTCTTTGCCATCTCTTCAACATCCGATTCTGTCGGCTGAGTGATGCCGAGACATCCGGACAGCAACAGACTGAGCCAGACAACAGCTAAAACAGGTAAAGATTTGTACATAGCATCGATCTCCAGGCGCGGCGGCAAAACCCGTACGGTCTTTTCGCGGTCTAAAAACGCCTCGAATAAGGCGTCGCATTCAAACCCAAAAGGATACCATAAACGCCGTCATAAACCTATTCCGCAACAGCCCCGCACCGGCATATTCGATGCGCCGCAACGACTTTGACAAAAGGACCGAATTCCCTCTCAGAAAAATCTCAATTTCCGTTAAAATGGCTGCAAACACCCTTATCCCGGAAGCGCGCGTGGATCTGCAGAATCTGACTGTTCAATGTCCTTATTGCTGGAGCGAAATCGAGATTATTGTCGACCCCAGTGATCCATCGGAGCATTTCATCGAAGACTGTTCCGTCTGCTGCCGCCCGATCCATTTTCATAAAATCATACAGGATGACGGTGCTATCGAACTGATCGCCAAACACGAGGACGAATCCTATGACTGATAACGCACACAGCAACCACTCTAAACGTGATTTGAGCGCTTATCGCCAGCGCTATCTGCGCGGCGGACTGGACGAAAATGCCGTTCCGGCCCTGCCGACCGAACTGTTTGGAGAGTGGTTTGCGCAGTGTGAAGAAGCCGGAATCAATGAGCCGAATGCCATGATTCTGGCCACCGTGGATGAAGAAGGCCAGCCTTCCACCCGTACCGTACTGCTGAAGTACTTTGACGAACGCGGTTTCGTCTTCTATACCAATTACGGCAGTGACAAGGCCAAGCATATCGCCAACAACGCCAAGGTCAGCCTGCTGTTTCTGTGGCTCGATCTTGAACGTCAGGTCAAAATCGAGGGCGTTGCTGAAAAAGTCTCTACCGCAGAATCCCTGAAATATTTCACCAGCCGCCCGAAAGGCAGTCAGATCGGTGCTTGGGTCAGCCAACAAAGTCAGGTCATCACCTCAAAAAAACTGCTGCTGACGCAATATCAGAAGATGCTCGACAAGTTCAAAAAAGGTGATGTACCCTTGCCGGATTTCTGGGGTGGATTCCGCGTCAAACCACACAAAATCGAATTTTGGCAAGGCGGCGACAACCGTCTCCATGACCGGATTCTATATACGAAAACAGACGAAAACCAATGGGATATCAGCCGTTTATCACCTTAGATTGTGCGCCATCAAGTCGGTTGTTGCTCCTTAAGGCTAAGATGAATTCCCAACCTCTTCCCTCTCAGGAGGAAGCATGCCCGACTACTCAACACCTGGCGTTTACATTGCAGAAAACGCAACTCTGCCGCCGACGATAACATCTGTCACAACGTCTATCACCGGCTTTGTCGGCGTAGCGGAAACCCGCTACCGGCTCAATCAACCGACAAAAATTCACAGCTGGAAGGAATACACGCTCTGTTACGGACGCTACTCTCCCGCCGCACCTTATCTGGCTCCGGCTGTCTGCAGCTTTTTTAAGAATGGCGGCCAAGTCTGCTATGTCGTCAATGTCGCCGATCATAGTGACTCGTCACTGATCGGTTTCGATACAACGGATGGAAGCGCAGGCGGCCTGCAAAGCCTTAAAGCCGTCGATGAGGTCAGTACGCTCTGTATCCCCGGAGCTACTTCGCCGAGTGTGCAACTGGCCATGATTTCACACTGCGAGTCGCAAGGCGACCGGTTCTGCATCCTCGATTCGCAAGAAGCCGCAACGCTTACCGATATTCAGCAGCAGCGCACGCTTCTGCATTCCGATCAAGGATTTGCCGCTCTCTACTATCCGTGGATTGAAGTCGCCGTCGAAAAACATTCCGCCACAGGCGAATTACAGCTGGAAAACCGATTCATTCCGCCAAGCGGCGCCATCGCCGGGATTTACGCATGGAATGATTTACAACGCGGCGTCCATAAGGCCCCGGCTAATCTGGTGATAAAGGATGCCATCAGTCTTGAGATGAACATTTCTCAATCGGAGCAAAGCCTGCTTAATCCACAAGGCATTAATTGCATTAGACTGATTGACGGCCGAGGAATTCGTTTCTGGGGTGCCAGAACGCTGGCGGAGAACTCCGATGAATTGAAATATGTGCCTGTTCGCCGTCTACTGCTTTTTCTGCAAGAGTCCATTCAAAAATCCACCCAATGGGCCGTGTTCGAGCCGAACGGTGAAGCGCTTTGGGCGAAAGTGCGGCTTTCTGTTGAAAATTTCCTGCTCCAGAACTGGCGTAAAGGAGCCTTTCAGGGAAGCCGTCCGGACGAAGCCTTCTTTGTGCGCTGCGATAAGAGCAGCATGACGCAGGAAGAGATCCGCACAGGCATTTTGATCGTTACCATCGGCATCGCAGCAATCAAACCGGCGGAATTTATTGTCTTTAGAATTGCTCAGAAAACAAGCACGGCCGACCCCGCCTGAAACAGGAACAGACAAGGTATGAAACAGATAAAACAGTGGTTACTATTAACTGGCTTGGCACTGTCCTTCCAGGCTCAGGCATTCGAGTGTACCGTCGAGGAGTGGGACATTATCGTCCTCCAGCATCAGAATTTGTCCGCCGAGCTGACGCAGCAACTTCAAGAATATAAAGCGCTTTGCGCTTCCGATTTCAGCCAGTTTCCAGACGACAGCGCCTGCTCCTCCCTGATGCACAAAAACAAACAACTAACGGATATGACTGCTCGCCTTGACGAGACATTGCTTGGACTGAAACAAGAAGCCGACGAATGGAAGAAAATGAGCGAAGCCTGCCAGAGGAAGGAATTTACCAAACTGGCGGAAATCTCTCTGGTCAAACACGATAATCTGCTTCGCTTAGTGGATAAGCTGACACACGGCGAAAACAGCTTGAAAAGCCGAATCCGTCAATGTCAGGAATCGCTCGGAAGAGAAAGCGAAAACCATTGCCACTGACAAATACCCGTCTAAACGGACGGCTGCTTTTGAATCACGAACATTGCATCGAACTTGAAGCTTTGCAAAAACAAGTAGGCACTCTCGCTGACATTAATCAGTTTCAGGCGACTCGCTTCGAAATTGACGGCCTCATAAGCCCCGATAATATACGAAACAATATGACTGCCTAAGAATTCGACCCTGGCAAAATCAAGCATCAGCAACGTTTTAGGGCCAACTTGGTCACCCAGCAAACCTTTCAACTTACGACAGAAGGTGTTATCCAGAGAATCTTTAAGATCAACCTTAAGCAGATTGGCGTTTTTTTGGTATTCGATCTTCACAAACTTTTCTCCCAAACACCCTGAAAAAACCAAAACAAATACAATTTCAACTTAAAATACCGCACTAAATCAGCATTTAAACCGCATTAGTATCATACACGCAAAAACGCAATATAAAACACCAAGTAGCAATTTTTTACGATAAAAAGTCAATTTGCACGTGATATACAGCATTTCCCAGCGATTCAAAACCGTCAATATTGATCGGCAAGGTACTTTCAAACTATAAAAAAAACGGCGTTTTTTACAAGCCGTCGCCGGCAGTTTTCACAAAACAATCTCAGTTCCGTAACCTTTCATTCATCCCCTCTTTGGGTTTGATAAGATTGTTTTCACAACAAGATTTACAGCAAGTGACACAGGACAATCAGCATGCGTTATACAACTCTCGGAACAACGGACATCAAAGTCAGCCAAATCTGTCTGGGCACCATGACCTGGGGCGAACAGAATACTCTCGATGAAGCTTTCCAGCAGATGAACTTCGCCTTGGATCGCGGGGTTAATTTCTGGGATACCGCCGAACTCTACTCAGTTCCGCCGAAAGCGGAAACCTACGGTTCGACAGAAACCATTATCGGCGAATGGTTTGCCAAACACGGACGACGCGACGAAGTCGTACTGGCCTCGAAAATAGCCGGGCCGGGCGAATTCGTCGAACATATCCGCGGCGGTAAAACCCGTTTTAACAAAGAGATGATTGAACAGGCACTAAACGCATCACTCAAACGCCTGCAAACCGACTACCTCGATCTTTATCAACTGCATTGGCCAGAAAGAGAAACCAATTTTTTTGGTCAGCTCGGTTTTGCCTACCCGCAAAAAACCCAAGACGACCTGACGCCGATGGCCGAAACCCTGGAGGCGCTCTCCGAACAGGTTAAGGCCGGTAAAATCCGTACTATCGGCCTATCCAATGAAACCGCTTGGGGAACCATGAACTTCCTGCATCTGGCCAAAAGCATGGGACTGGAAAAAATTGTCACCGTGCAGAACCCCTATAATCTGCTCAACCGCAGCTACGAGGTCGGACTGGCGGAAATCGCCCATCAGGAACAGGTCGGGCTTCTGGCATACTCCCCT
The genomic region above belongs to Thiomicrorhabdus xiamenensis and contains:
- a CDS encoding phage tail sheath family protein → MPDYSTPGVYIAENATLPPTITSVTTSITGFVGVAETRYRLNQPTKIHSWKEYTLCYGRYSPAAPYLAPAVCSFFKNGGQVCYVVNVADHSDSSLIGFDTTDGSAGGLQSLKAVDEVSTLCIPGATSPSVQLAMISHCESQGDRFCILDSQEAATLTDIQQQRTLLHSDQGFAALYYPWIEVAVEKHSATGELQLENRFIPPSGAIAGIYAWNDLQRGVHKAPANLVIKDAISLEMNISQSEQSLLNPQGINCIRLIDGRGIRFWGARTLAENSDELKYVPVRRLLLFLQESIQKSTQWAVFEPNGEALWAKVRLSVENFLLQNWRKGAFQGSRPDEAFFVRCDKSSMTQEEIRTGILIVTIGIAAIKPAEFIVFRIAQKTSTADPA
- the pdxH gene encoding pyridoxamine 5'-phosphate oxidase: MTDNAHSNHSKRDLSAYRQRYLRGGLDENAVPALPTELFGEWFAQCEEAGINEPNAMILATVDEEGQPSTRTVLLKYFDERGFVFYTNYGSDKAKHIANNAKVSLLFLWLDLERQVKIEGVAEKVSTAESLKYFTSRPKGSQIGAWVSQQSQVITSKKLLLTQYQKMLDKFKKGDVPLPDFWGGFRVKPHKIEFWQGGDNRLHDRILYTKTDENQWDISRLSP
- a CDS encoding TonB-dependent receptor; protein product: MHPKPFHYNALISALLLSFTQFGYADDSSELSKVTISSSTIEDRFESDADIPASTTVISGEAVEAKHATNIIEVLRSIPGVTADLAGEGDGIKIKIRGVDNQRYMGEKPGVAIVIDGVPVFERTGKVNIDLDNIESIRVVKGGASYLFGEDALAGAVIITTKRGAAHAGVTLEADLGSYGYTRTLVKAGVAEEDFAGHVQVTDRHNDGFYALSQRDAEAVSGALEYYLNDHSELTFGFEDAQRFRDRDGSVRGVTAAEEDPEGEEAGRGYTRMFNVDLSRLNLTYSNDFSDSGNFMAVAYQYKDITDFWSAPIKYDGDGNPVGDDQVDMYANLNDYEQVQRGLKLELRDSFGEFALMGGVELKKNTFDEQTTVKEDYRTYSRGETITAGTIKSDSYREEITKAVYGEAKFRATENTTLTGNYRFDRIELDGHDRLEDSYDSNEFNVHSWRFGADQNLSEKTSLYGAVSTGFRAPSLSELSTNADLEPETTFNYELGLRSELNLFGWNTHMNSSVFYIDRRDFITNSTGQYVNSNVDQLDDVESYYDNIGQTTSKGFELALQTEKKHNFSFDFAYTYLISKFGSYDDFYLALGNPYGVVVNSEEELTTGTYTTRAGTQTCTPDDCVYFKPYDNSGNYVPRTPQHMANLRINWYPTSKVTFTTEIDYRGESYADEINQEKMPARTLLNLGLEYQTKAQIVGGTQGLMTLFLKVDNVFNDQFYSIVRGTYDSNSDGVYDAEDLSINVDPGRVWMAGLKVKF
- a CDS encoding NADP(H)-dependent aldo-keto reductase, giving the protein MRYTTLGTTDIKVSQICLGTMTWGEQNTLDEAFQQMNFALDRGVNFWDTAELYSVPPKAETYGSTETIIGEWFAKHGRRDEVVLASKIAGPGEFVEHIRGGKTRFNKEMIEQALNASLKRLQTDYLDLYQLHWPERETNFFGQLGFAYPQKTQDDLTPMAETLEALSEQVKAGKIRTIGLSNETAWGTMNFLHLAKSMGLEKIVTVQNPYNLLNRSYEVGLAEIAHQEQVGLLAYSPLAFGVLAGKYLNNQRPENARITLFPRFDRYFNPQADAATKAYVELAQQHGLSAAQMALSYINSRPFVTANIIGATTMEQLKENIESIDVALSDEVLAEIEQIHQRYTYPSP
- the mtnN gene encoding 5'-methylthioadenosine/S-adenosylhomocysteine nucleosidase, translating into MKVAIIGAMEEEVALLRSNLTDMQTETHAGFEYYLGKIDGIEVALLRSGIGKVNAAISSTILLQLYDPDFVINTGSAGGFHVDLNVGDVVISSSVCHHDVDVTPFGYDKGQVPGMPTHFLPEDKLVKAAQASIEDLGEVVHMHGLIATGDRFMHHPDDVASTREAFPEMIACEMEAAAVAQVCHSFGKPFVIIRSLSDIAGKENKVTFEQYLEQAATHSAKVILGMLQHL
- the luxS gene encoding S-ribosylhomocysteine lyase, with amino-acid sequence MPLLDSFTVDHTIMNAPAVRVAKTMTSPSGDTITVFDLRFNKPNESMMGEKGIHTLEHLFAGFMRDHLNGDGVEIIDVSPMGCRTGFYMSLMGAPSEERVAKAWSESMQDVLNVERMEDIPELNEYQCGTYMMHSLEEAKEIAQDILEHGIGVNKNEELKMDEETLRKLGNEV
- a CDS encoding CPXCG motif-containing cysteine-rich protein: MAANTLIPEARVDLQNLTVQCPYCWSEIEIIVDPSDPSEHFIEDCSVCCRPIHFHKIIQDDGAIELIAKHEDESYD